The DNA region CGTGAAAGCTATCGGGTTGGCCCTGCTGGTCATCAATCTGCCTGTGACCGTGATTTTTCTAATTATTCTCGGTGCTTTTGATCCCCTGTTTAATTACCGGAAATTGTCGTTTGGAACGCAAAAAAGGGAGTGATAAGATGAAAGTAATCTTGCTTTCCGATGTCAAGAAATTGGGGCAAAAAGGTGACGTGGTGGATGTGGCAGAGGGATATGCCAGGAACTACCTGTTACCCAAAGGACTGGCCAAGGAAGCCACCGCCGGGAGCCTGAAGGAGCTAAACGCCATCAAGGAAAGACAATTGGCCCGGGAAAAAGAACAGTTGGAACAGGCGAAGAAACTTGCGGCCAAGCTGAACGGGCAGGCCGTTCAGATCACCAGCAAAGCCGGGGATAAAGGCCGTCTCTTTGGCTCCGTTACCAATAAGGAGGTGGCTGAAGCCATCGCCGCCCAGTTTCAAGTGGACATCGATCGCCGCAAAATCGAATTAAAGGATGCGATTAAATCCTTAGGGGAGTATCCCGTCAAAGTCAAAATACACCCCCAGGTAACGGCTGAGATGATCGTGCGGGTGGTGGGCGCGTAAGAGAGGAGTTTTCTAAGTGAATAAATCGGTTTACAACCACCAGGACAACCTTTTGGCCGGCAGCATCAAGCTGGAAAAACAAGTGGCCGCTTTCTATGACATCTTGTGCGATATTTACGGTGCCGAGCGGGTTGTCTTGAAAGCCAATAAATTGGAGGCCCTGGAGCTCATCCGTTCCGGCCAACTGGCCGAACGGGTCCTGGGTTTGCAAAAACTCGTATTTGAAGATCCGACGTTAGACCGGCTGCCGGATGAAGCTGAGATCCCGGAGGTCCTGGCCGAGTTGGAAGCGGCCATTGCCGACGTGGTGGCCCACCGGGCTTTAGAGGACAGGCTGGAGAGGCTCATTGCGGAGAAAATGCAGGAAAAACATGAAGAGTACTTCCGGGAAGTCAAAATGCAGGTCCTGCGGGAGACCGGGGGGGTGGAAAACGCCCAGACCCTCAAGAAACTGGCCTTGCTGGAAGTGATGGATAACATCCAGCTCTCCCGGCAGTTGACGGAGGTCCTGCGCCCCAGTTCCCTGGCGGATATCGTGGGGCAAAAGCAGGCGGTGACCGCCCTGGTCTCAAAACTGCTTTCCCCCTACCCCCAGCACATGATCCTTTACGGTCCGCCGGGCGTTGGGAAAACCACGGCGGCCCGCCTGGCCCTGGAAGCGGTAAAATCCATGCCCGGAGCCCCCTTTGACGCTAGGGCTCCTTTTGTGGAAGTAGACGGGACCACCTTACGCTGGGACCCGCGGGATATTACCAATCCCTTGCTGGGCTCCGTCCATGATCCCATTTACCAGGGGGCCAAGAGGGACCTGGCCGATACCGGCGTGCCGGAACCGAAGCTGGGGCTGGTGTCCGAGGCCCATGGCGGTATTCTCTTTATTGATGAAATCGGGGAGATGGACCCCTTATTGCTGAACAAGCTCTTAAAAGTCCTGGAAGACAAAAGGGTTTACTTTGAATCCTCTTACTACGATCCGGAAGATGAAAACGTGCCCCGTTATATCCGGAAAATCTTTGAAGAAGGGGTTCCGGCGGATTTTGTGCTCATCGGTGCAACCACCCGGGAACCTGAATACTTGAATCCGGCCTTGAGGTCCCGCTGTGCGGAAATCTTCTTTGAGCCGTTAACCCCCCAGGACATCCAGGCCATTGTCAAGCAGGCCGCGGCCAAGCTCCAGGTGAGAATGGACAAGGAAGTGCCCCAAATTATCAGCAGTTATACCATCGAAGGCCGCAAGGCCAATAACATCCTGGCGGATGCCTACGGTCTTGCCTTGTACCAGAAGCGGGCGAAGAAAGGCAGGGGGCCCCTCAAGATCACCAAAGAGCACGTCTATCAAGTGGTGCAGATGGCCCGGCTCCATCCCCATACCGTCTACCGGAGCAGCCAGCCGGAAGTGGGCCGCCTTTTCGGCCTGGGCGTGTCAGGGTTTGTCGGCAGCGTCATTGAAATCGAAGCCGTGGCCCTGCCGGCCCGGGAAAAGGGGAAAGGCAAGCTGCGCTTTAATGAAACCGCCGGCAGCATGGCCAGGGATTCCGTGTTCAACGCCGCCTCCGTGGTGCGGAAGATGCTGGGGGAAGAATTGGAAGACTATGACCTGCACATTAACGTGGTGGGCGGCGGTAACATTGACGGGCCTTCAGCCGGGGTAGCCATCTGCTTGACCATTCTAAGCGCCATCTCCGGTACTCCCCTGGCCCAGGATGTGGCCGTCACCGGGGAGCTCTCCATTCAAGGCAAGATCAAACCCGTCGGCGGTATTGTGGAAAAAATTTACGGCGCCAAGCAGGCGGGGATGAAAAAGGTACTGGTCCCCAAGGATAATGAAAAAGACGTGCCGTTGGATTTAGAAGGCATTGAAGTGAAAGCCGTCAGCCGGATTGAAGAAGCCTTCCGGGAAGTCATCGCCGGCGACGGAGGGCA from Clostridia bacterium includes:
- the lonC gene encoding ATP-dependent protease, Lon family — its product is MNKSVYNHQDNLLAGSIKLEKQVAAFYDILCDIYGAERVVLKANKLEALELIRSGQLAERVLGLQKLVFEDPTLDRLPDEAEIPEVLAELEAAIADVVAHRALEDRLERLIAEKMQEKHEEYFREVKMQVLRETGGVENAQTLKKLALLEVMDNIQLSRQLTEVLRPSSLADIVGQKQAVTALVSKLLSPYPQHMILYGPPGVGKTTAARLALEAVKSMPGAPFDARAPFVEVDGTTLRWDPRDITNPLLGSVHDPIYQGAKRDLADTGVPEPKLGLVSEAHGGILFIDEIGEMDPLLLNKLLKVLEDKRVYFESSYYDPEDENVPRYIRKIFEEGVPADFVLIGATTREPEYLNPALRSRCAEIFFEPLTPQDIQAIVKQAAAKLQVRMDKEVPQIISSYTIEGRKANNILADAYGLALYQKRAKKGRGPLKITKEHVYQVVQMARLHPHTVYRSSQPEVGRLFGLGVSGFVGSVIEIEAVALPAREKGKGKLRFNETAGSMARDSVFNAASVVRKMLGEELEDYDLHINVVGGGNIDGPSAGVAICLTILSAISGTPLAQDVAVTGELSIQGKIKPVGGIVEKIYGAKQAGMKKVLVPKDNEKDVPLDLEGIEVKAVSRIEEAFREVIAGDGGQETRQIS
- a CDS encoding 50S ribosomal protein L9, which gives rise to MKVILLSDVKKLGQKGDVVDVAEGYARNYLLPKGLAKEATAGSLKELNAIKERQLAREKEQLEQAKKLAAKLNGQAVQITSKAGDKGRLFGSVTNKEVAEAIAAQFQVDIDRRKIELKDAIKSLGEYPVKVKIHPQVTAEMIVRVVGA